In Dehalococcoidales bacterium, the sequence TTCCAGGAAAGAGAGCTACACATCATTATCGAAATAGCCCTGTATAAACACGGGATGGAGAGGAAACTAAGAGAGCGAGAGGAGTGGTTTGCAACGACGCTGATGAGCATCGGAGACGGCGTCATCGCCACTGACAGGAATGGACTGATAAACTTCATGAATGCGGCTGCCGAGCAACTGACGGGCTGGAAGCAAGAGGAAGCCATGAACCGGAAGCTGACCGAGGTATTCAAAATAATAAACCGGGACACCCGTCAGTCTGTAGAGAACCCTGTAGCCAGGGTACTGCTTACCGGTGAGGTCGTCGGACTGGCGAACCACACCATGCTCATTACCAGGGATGGTACGGAGATACCGATAGATGACAGGGCTACACCCATCAGGAATTACGCGGGAAACCTTACCGGCGTGGCGCTGATATTCCGCGATGTCTCCGAACGGGACCGGGTTGAGCGTCTTAAGGATGACTTTATCGGCATGGTCTCTCACGAGCTCAAGACTCCGATGACAGTCATTATGGGCGCTCTCCACGTACTCACACAGGAAGGACTCTCCGAGCGGGAGACCCGGGAACTTCTCCGTGACGCTATCAGCGGTACTGAAACCATGGCAGCGATAGTGGAAAACCTGCTCGAGCTATCTCGCTCTC encodes:
- a CDS encoding ATP-binding protein, which codes for IRSRLDIPVVYLTAYSDASTLQRAKITEPYGYIIKPFQERELHIIIEIALYKHGMERKLREREEWFATTLMSIGDGVIATDRNGLINFMNAAAEQLTGWKQEEAMNRKLTEVFKIINRDTRQSVENPVARVLLTGEVVGLANHTMLITRDGTEIPIDDRATPIRNYAGNLTGVALIFRDVSERDRVERLKDDFIGMVSHELKTPMTVIMGALHVLTQEGLSERETRELLRDAISGTETMAAIVENLLELSRSQANHLILNMEPIDVFKIARDVTRKLQGKSATHRLTVDAPTSPVLVLADPVKVERILYNLVENAIKYSPRGGEIRIFSQRNDNKLILGVSDQGPGIPPEGQKRLFQSFEQLETIYRNPTQGVGLGLKVCRTLVEAHGEKIWVESEPGKGATFLFTLPFAHTARNKKEYGTK